A window of the Sabethes cyaneus chromosome 1, idSabCyanKW18_F2, whole genome shotgun sequence genome harbors these coding sequences:
- the LOC128732852 gene encoding cytochrome P450 306a1 — protein MLQMYLLFISILVIIYIIWELVDRHGKPPGPLGLPVVGYLPFIDARKPYETLTYLVKKFGPIVSLRMGSVYTVIIADPALLRDTLKREEFTGRAPLYITHGIMGGYGIICAEGDLWRDQRRLSTEWLRKMGMTKFGSSRSTLEARIMAGVNELLEDLKKESKALCAFDPAPFIHHVLGNLMNDLVFGLKYERDDDIWQYLQDLQEEGVKHIGVSMAVNFLPFLRHLPSSKRIIEFLLKGKKRTHEIYDSIIEERRMMLQMAIKKEVDEPFNENILTNFVKETNRRETSNSPELAFCSDSQLRHLLADLFGAGVDTTFTTFRWLLLFVALNKDVQRRLRQELCDNLHSAPTLDDVHSLPYLKACVAEAQRVRTVVPLGIPHGSISNSTIAGYNIPKNAMIMPFLWAVHMNPGLWSNPEQFNPENFLDASGHYSAPSYFMPFQTGKRMCLGDELARMILYLYTARIFWSFELEVLGGSSLDLTGICGITLTAPDYKVVFKDSPLQK, from the exons ATGTTGCAGATGTATTTACTGTTCATTTCTATATTGGTTATCATTTACATCATTTGGGAGTTAGTTGACCGTCATGGAAAGCCTCCTGGTCCTCTTGGGTTACCAGTTGTTGGATACCTTCCCTTTATCGATGCAAGAAAACCTTATGAGACTCTGACATATTTGGTCAAGAAATTTGGTCCAATAGTCAGTCTTCGAATGGGCTCCGTGTATACGGTGATAATCGCTGATCCTGCTCTACTTCGTGATACACTGAAACGGGAAGAATTCACTGGACGAGCTCCCCTCTACATCACTCATGGAATAATGGGCGGTTATG GAATCATCTGCGCAGAAGGGGATTTGTGGCGCGACCAGCGGCGTCTGTCTACTGAGTGGCTACGAAAGATGGGCATGACGAAATTCGGTTCTTCGCGTTCAACACTCGAGGCTCGCATCATGGCTGGTGTGAATGAACTGTTAGag GATTTGAAAAAAGAATCAAAGGCATTATGTGCCTTTGATCCTGCACCATTTATTCACCATGTTCTGGGAAATCTTATGAATGACCTAGTGTTTGGATTGAAGTACGAGCGCGACGATGATATCTGGCAGTATCTACAAGATCTTCAGGAAGAAGGTGTCAAACATATTGGTGTCTCGATGGCGGTTAACTTCCTGCCATTTTTGAG ACATCTGCCCTCCAGCAAAAGGATAATTGAATTTCTTTTGAAAGGTAAAAAACGAACCCACGAAATTTACGACTCGATCATCGAAGAACGCCGCATGATGCTTCAAATGGCTATAAAAAAGGAGGTCGATGAACCATTCAACGAAAACATATTAACGAATTTTGTAAAGGAAACCAACCGTAGGGAAACATCTAACAGCCCAGAGCTTGCTTTTTGTAGTGACTCTCAGCTAAGACATCTTCTGGCCGATCTCTTTGGAGCAGGAGTTGACACAACATTCACTACATTTCGTTGGTTGCTACTCTTCGTAGCTCTTAATAAAGACGTACAGCGACGGCTACGACAAGAGCTTTGCGATAATCTTCATTCTGCTCCTACTTTGGACGATGTTCATTCTTTGCCATATCTAAAAGCCTGTGTAGCTGAGGcccagcgagtaaggacagttgTGCCATTAGGCATTCCACATGGATCGATTTCG AACTCAACCATTGCTGGCTACAATATCCCGAAGAATGCTATGATTATGCCGTTTCTATGGGCCGTACATATGAATCCAGGGCTTTGGTCGAATCCGGAACAATTTAACCCAGAAAATTTTCTTGATGCTTCTGGTCACTATAGTGCTCCTAGTTATTTTATGCCGTTTCAAACCGGAAAACGTATGTGTTTGGGCGATGAACTAGCTCGAATGATTCTATATCTCTACACGGCACGTATTTTCTGGTCCTTCGAGTTGGAAGTACTTGGTGGAAGTTCACTTGACTTAACGGGAATATGCGGTATCACATTGACGGCACCGGATTACAAAGTAGTTTTCAAGGATAGTCCCctccaaaaatag